A stretch of the Papaver somniferum cultivar HN1 chromosome 6, ASM357369v1, whole genome shotgun sequence genome encodes the following:
- the LOC113290414 gene encoding self-incompatibility protein S1-like, which produces MNSNAPRCWLLLFIVIVLAVQAESGCYIEDEVTVTVLNKLEDTKTMIIQCRSTDDDLGKQVIPYGELIQWRFKINIAHSTLFYCDVEWRTFDENVGDICNGYHFIVYDAKRDDCRCKRECNWEIKDNGPLGQDEKGAWENFPYEPQTCSAS; this is translated from the coding sequence ATGAATTCAAATGCTCCGAGATGTTGGTTACTTTTGTTCATTGTGATAGTGCTTGCAGTCCAAGCGGAGAGCGGCTGTTACATAGAAGATGAAGTAACGGTAACTGTTCTTAACAAGTTAGAAGATACTAAAACTATGATAATCCAGTGTCGATCAACAGATGATGATCTAGGTAAACAAGTAATTCCGTATGGCGAGCTTATTCAATGGAGGTTTAAGATAAATATAGCGCATTCCACGCTTTTCTATTGCGATGTTGAATGGAGAACATTTGATGAAAATGTAGGCGACATTTGTAACGGTTAtcattttattgtttatgatgCCAAAAGAGATGATTGCAGGTGCAAACGTGAGTGTAACTGGGAGATTAAAGACAACGGCCCTCTTGGTCAAGATGAGAAAGGGGCATGGGAAAACTTCCCATATGAACCCCAGACCTGTTCTGCATCTTAA
- the LOC113290415 gene encoding uncharacterized protein LOC113290415, producing the protein MDTCEKCSSLNCELRIIKAKNLDFSTSGTISVRYYILNENNDRIRLNTREVPSSSMYDPCWNESISLQCSRDRDVIDKLSQQSMVFELRSRTSKSIFGRSKVLGTAEISWLQVLESPELSIERWVPTISKHNSISEGSKPASLRIGMKITVPETIHTLKNKSQARFSSKNWKECGCKHGGCTDTNEDVFAVAATLEVF; encoded by the coding sequence ATGGATACTTGTGAAAAATGTTCTTCACTTAACTGTGAGCTTAGAATCATAAAAGCTAAAAACCTTGACTTCTCCACCAGTGGAACTATATCTGTAAGATACTATATCTTGAATGAAAACAACGACAGAATTCGGCTCAATACTCGCGAAGTGCCATCATCGTCTATGTATGATCCATGTTGGAACGAATCGATTTCACTCCAATGTTCGAGAGATAGAGATGTTATTGATAAACTTAGTCAACAAAGTATGGTATTCGAGCTCCGATCAAGAACTTCGAAATCAATTTTTGGCAGGTCTAAAGTTTTGGGTACTGCTGAAATTTCATGGCTACAAGTGTTGGAATCACCTGAGCTTTCAATTGAGAGATGGGTTCCTACAATTTCAAAACACAATAGCATTTCCGAGGGTTCGAAACCAGCTTCATTGCGAATTGGAATGAAGATTACAGTACCCGAAACAATACATACATTGAAAAATAAGAGCCAAGCTCGATTTTCATCGAAGAACTGGAAGGAGTGTGGATGTAAACATGGGGGGTGTACTGATACAAACGAGGATGTTTTTGCGGTTGCTGCAACACTAGAAGTGTTTTAG